The sequence below is a genomic window from Calditrichota bacterium.
AAAAAGAAGAATTCGATGCATGGCGTGAGGGCGCTGCCTTTACAGAAAAAGGCATTATGATTCAATCCGATAAATTTTCGGGTCTTCCCTCAGAAATTGGTATCAAAGAAGTTGTTAACACATTGGAGTCCAAAGGGATTGGAAAATCTGCGGTCTATTACAAACTCCGTGATTGGCTTATTTCGCGCCAGCGATATTGGGGGGCTCCCATTCCCATGATCCATTGTGAAAAATGTGGGGTCGTCCCTGTACCCGAAAAGGATTTGCCTGTTTTGTTGCCAAAAGAAGGGGTTGACTTTACACCAAAAGGAAAATCTCCGCTGGCTTCTGTAGAGGATTTTATTCATACCACATGCCCGAAATGCGGAGGACCGGCTCAGCGCGATCCCGACACCATGGATACATTCGTCGATTCATCCTGGTATTTTCTGCGGTACACCGACAGCCAGAATGAAGAAGAACCTTTCTCAAAAGAAAAAGGCGATGCCTGGATGCCCGTAGACCAATATATTGGTGGAATTGAGCATGCGGTTCTCCATCTGCTTTATTCTCGTTTCATTACAAAATTTCTTTACGATATTGGTCAGGTCTCCGTCGATGAACCTTTTAAGGCCCTTTTCACACAGGGAATGGTTTTGAATAGGGGAGAGGTAATGTCTAAATCAAAAGGCAATGCCGTTCCCGTGGGACCCTTTGTGGAGAAGTGGGGAAGTGATACGGGACGCATTACCATTCTTTTTGCAGCTCCCCCGGAACGCGACCTGGAATGGACAGAGGAGGGAGTTCAAGGATCCAACCGATTTCTCAATCGGGTTTACCGCTTTATTGAAAATCATTTGAACGAGATTGGGGAAGTAAAACAAACTGAACTGAATCCGTCGTCATTATCAGATGAAGAATTGCGTATTTTTAAAGCGATCCATCAAACCATTAAAAAAGTCACGGAAGACGTAGAGGTTTTTCACTTTAATACGGCCTTGGCCTTTCTAATGGAACTTATGAATACCTTTTATAAGGCGACGACTCAGAATCCAATCCTCTGGAGATTTAGTATTGAAAAATATATTCAATTGCTGTCTCCATTTGCTCCGCATTTATCGGAGGAATTGTGGCATCGACTGGGAAATACAGAGAGTGTTTTTCAAACAAAATGGCCAACCTACGATTCCCAGTATATTCAGGAAAATGAAATTGAAGTTGTTTTACAGATAAACGGAAAAGTACGAGCCCGACTTAAGGTGGCTACAAATACGCCAGATAAAGACCTTCAGGAAATGGCGCT
It includes:
- a CDS encoding leucine--tRNA ligase, with product MDGYSVKDIEKKWQQFWNDINLFKTKPIPQKKYYVLEMFPYPSGDLHIGHMKNYVIGDVIARYKLMQGFDILHPMGWDAFGLPAENAAIKRGIDPEKWTYNNISVSKNTMKMMGLSYDWDREVTTCAPDYYKWTQWLFLQLYKKGLAYRKKASVNWCPSCQTVLANEQVEGGTCYRCHTPVEKRDLVQWFFKITDYADRLLKDLQKLDKWPEPVKIMQKNWIGRSEGAEIDFYIDDLNRTVRVFTTRPDTLFGVTFMVFAPEHEWVSSLIKGKPQEKDVLNYIEKAKSKSDIERTSLKEKDGIFTGAYATHPLSGEKIPIWVADYVIMGYGTGVVMGVPAHDERDFEFAKKYKLPIKTVIRPKEKEEFDAWREGAAFTEKGIMIQSDKFSGLPSEIGIKEVVNTLESKGIGKSAVYYKLRDWLISRQRYWGAPIPMIHCEKCGVVPVPEKDLPVLLPKEGVDFTPKGKSPLASVEDFIHTTCPKCGGPAQRDPDTMDTFVDSSWYFLRYTDSQNEEEPFSKEKGDAWMPVDQYIGGIEHAVLHLLYSRFITKFLYDIGQVSVDEPFKALFTQGMVLNRGEVMSKSKGNAVPVGPFVEKWGSDTGRITILFAAPPERDLEWTEEGVQGSNRFLNRVYRFIENHLNEIGEVKQTELNPSSLSDEELRIFKAIHQTIKKVTEDVEVFHFNTALAFLMELMNTFYKATTQNPILWRFSIEKYIQLLSPFAPHLSEELWHRLGNTESVFQTKWPTYDSQYIQENEIEVVLQINGKVRARLKVATNTPDKDLQEMALKNPKIKKYIDGKSILKIIVVKNKLVNIVVR